A genomic window from Sorex araneus isolate mSorAra2 chromosome 2, mSorAra2.pri, whole genome shotgun sequence includes:
- the MC2R gene encoding adrenocorticotropic hormone receptor — protein MKHIINLYENTNDTVRNNSDCPPVVLPEEIFFTISIIGVLENLLVLLAVIKNKNLQSPMYFFICSLAISDMLGSLYKILENILIMVRNMGYLKPRGSFETTADDIIDSLFILSLLGSICSLSVIAADRYITIFHALQYHNIVTTRRAIVTLVIIWAGCTGTGIVMVVFSHHVPTVITFTSLFPLMLVFILCLYVHMFLLARSHARKISALPGTNMKGAITLTILLGIFIFCWAPFVLHILLMTFCPNNPYCACYMSLFQVNGMLIMCNAVVDPFIYAFRSPELRGAFRKMILCSGHT, from the coding sequence ATGAAGCACATCATCAATCTCTATGAAAATACCAATGATACTGTCAGAAACAATTCGGACTGTCCTCCCGTGGTTTTGCCAGAAGAGATCTTTTTCACAATCTCCATCATTGGGGTTTTGGAGAATCTGCTCGTCCTTCTGGCAGTGATCAAGAATAAGaatctccagtcccccatgtacttcttcatTTGCAGTTTGGCCATTTCCGACATGCTGGGCAGCCTGTATAAGATCTTAGAAAACATCCTGATCATGGTCAGAAACATGGGTTATCTCAAGCCGCGCGGCAGTTTCGAAACCACGGCCGATGACATCATTGACTCCCTGTTCATCCTCTCCCTGCTGGGCTCCATCTGCAGCCTGTCTGTGATCGCTGCTGACCGGTACATCACCATCTTCCACGCCCTGCAGTACCACAACATCGTGACCACGCGCCGCGCCATCGTCACCCTGGTGATCATCTGGGCAGGCTGCACGGGCACCGGCATCGTCATGGTCGTCTTCTCCCACCACGTCCCCACGGTGATCACGTTCACGTCCCTGTTCCCTCTGATGCTGGTCTTCATCCTGTGTCTCTATGTGCACATGTTCCTGCTGGCCCGTTCCCACGCCCGGAAGATCTCCGCTCTCCCCGGCACCAATATGAAAGGGGCCATCACTCTCACCATCCTCCTGGGCATCTTCATTTTCTGTTGGGCCCCCTTTGTCCTTCATATTCTCCTAATGACTTTCTGCCCAAACAATCCTTACTGTGCCTGCTACATGTCCCTCTTCCAGGTGAACGGCATGTTAATCATGTGCAATGCTGTCGTGGATCCCTTCATCTATGCCTTCCGGAGCCCAGAGCTCAGGGGAGCATTCAGAAAGATGATCCTCTGTAGCGGGCACACCTAG